The proteins below are encoded in one region of Candidatus Dependentiae bacterium:
- a CDS encoding ABC-2 family transporter protein — protein MFLSTPVKYLKFSILMVKTNIKSAAAYKTSFIMQIIGMMVGDTSFAIMWTIFFKRFPIINGWQSNDMMVLIALSSINFGLCLFFAGGTWELAKKIANGELDQYIAAPQNLLWSVATSKSLLPGFGEVLFGIIIYIMFGQLSFLPVITFISLCLITSIILFNFQVITQSMAFYFGNFEDAAEQLYVALAFCTYTPQGSFTGFFKIIMFTIIPGFFVAELPVKLIKTFNIYYFLLLLAFTVATYFLAIFVFKKGLKRYESGSLMNVKM, from the coding sequence ATGTTTCTATCAACGCCGGTTAAATATTTAAAATTTTCAATATTAATGGTTAAAACTAATATTAAATCTGCAGCAGCTTATAAAACAAGTTTTATAATGCAAATAATTGGAATGATGGTTGGTGACACATCATTTGCCATAATGTGGACAATATTTTTTAAACGCTTTCCGATTATTAACGGTTGGCAATCAAATGACATGATGGTTTTAATAGCTTTATCATCTATTAATTTTGGGTTGTGTTTATTTTTTGCCGGAGGAACATGGGAACTGGCAAAAAAAATAGCTAATGGGGAATTGGACCAATATATAGCAGCTCCACAAAATTTACTTTGGAGTGTTGCAACAAGTAAAAGTTTACTGCCCGGATTTGGTGAAGTATTATTTGGTATAATTATTTATATTATGTTCGGTCAATTATCATTTTTACCGGTAATTACATTTATATCATTATGCTTAATTACAAGCATAATTTTGTTTAATTTTCAAGTTATAACACAGTCTATGGCATTTTATTTTGGAAATTTTGAAGATGCAGCAGAACAACTTTATGTTGCACTTGCATTTTGTACTTATACACCACAAGGAAGCTTCACCGGTTTTTTTAAAATTATTATGTTTACAATTATTCCAGGTTTTTTTGTAGCTGAACTTCCTGTAAAATTAATTAAGACCTTTAATATTTACTACTTTCTATTACTTTTAGCTTTTACTGTAGCAACGTACTTTTTAGCTATTTTTGTATTCAAAAAAGGCCTTAAAAGATACGAATCCGGTAGTTTAATGAATGTTAAGATGTAA
- a CDS encoding ATP-binding cassette domain-containing protein — protein sequence MNKPVIEVKDLTKIFELKQKRPGLLGSITSIFSQQTKKTTVVDHISFSVEPGELLAFIGPNGAGKSTTIKMLTGILYPSSGNIKVLDLDPAENRQKLAYSIGSVFGQRSQLWYHLSPLDTYNLLSRLYELDQTKYKNRLNFLIDSFELKNLINTPVRKLSLGQRMRCEIVASLIHQPKIIFLDEPTIGLDVIAKQQIREVILFLNKQEGVTIFLTSHDAGDIETLANRTIIINYGKIIFDGVTEQLKNNFISKKIIEFITEEPILNFNFDGGKIVEQTKYSIKIEIEQEKSSMDKLLSFATNNFDIKDINIYEPPMEEIISNIYQMSRKNGI from the coding sequence ATGAATAAACCAGTTATAGAAGTAAAAGATCTTACAAAGATATTTGAACTAAAACAAAAAAGACCAGGGTTACTTGGAAGTATAACTTCAATTTTTAGCCAACAAACAAAAAAAACTACCGTAGTTGATCACATATCATTTTCAGTCGAACCGGGTGAGCTTTTGGCATTTATTGGACCCAATGGAGCCGGAAAATCAACTACAATAAAAATGTTAACCGGAATTTTATACCCTAGCTCCGGCAACATAAAAGTTTTAGATCTCGATCCGGCTGAAAATAGACAAAAATTAGCTTACAGCATAGGTTCCGTTTTTGGCCAAAGATCACAACTTTGGTATCATTTAAGCCCATTAGATACATACAATTTACTTTCACGCTTATACGAACTTGATCAAACAAAATATAAAAATAGATTAAATTTTTTAATAGATTCATTTGAACTTAAAAATCTAATCAATACACCGGTAAGAAAACTTTCTCTAGGACAACGCATGCGATGCGAAATAGTTGCATCGTTAATACATCAACCCAAAATAATCTTTTTAGATGAGCCAACAATTGGACTTGATGTAATAGCTAAACAACAAATTCGAGAAGTAATATTATTTCTAAATAAACAAGAAGGTGTAACAATTTTTTTAACATCTCATGATGCCGGTGACATAGAAACGCTTGCAAATAGAACAATTATAATAAATTACGGAAAAATAATATTTGACGGAGTTACGGAACAACTAAAAAATAATTTTATCTCTAAAAAAATTATAGAATTTATCACTGAAGAACCGATTTTAAATTTTAATTTTGATGGTGGTAAAATAGTTGAACAAACAAAGTATTCCATAAAAATTGAAATTGAACAGGAAAAAAGCTCCATGGATAAACTTTTAAGTTTTGCTACAAATAATTTTGATATAAAAGATATAAATATCTATGAACCTCCAATGGAAGAGATAATCTCAAATATTTACCAGATGAGCAGAAAAAATGGTATATAA